The Struthio camelus isolate bStrCam1 chromosome 5, bStrCam1.hap1, whole genome shotgun sequence genome has a segment encoding these proteins:
- the SRSF5 gene encoding serine/arginine-rich splicing factor 5 isoform X1: MSGCRVFIGRLNPAAREKDVERFFKGYGRIRDIDLKRGFGFVEFEDPRDADDAVYELDGKELCSERVTIEHARARSRGGRGRGRYSDRFSSRRPRSDRRNAPPVRTENRLIVENLSSRVSWQDLKDFMRQAGEVTFADAHRPKLNEGVVEFASYSDLKNAIEKLSGKEINGRKIKLIEGSKRHSRSRSRSRSRSRSSSRSRSRSRSRSRKSYSRSRSRSRSKSRSVSRSPMPEKSQKRGSSSRSKSPASVDRQRSRSRSRSVDSGN, encoded by the exons ATGAGCGGCTGCCGCGTCTTCATCGGGAGGCTGAACCCAGCCGCCAGGGAGAAGGATGTGGAGAGGTTCTTCAAGGGATACGGCCGCATCCGGGACATCGATCTGAAGAGGGGGTTTGGGTTTGTG GAATTTGAGGATCCGAGGGATGCAGATGATGCTGTCTATGAACTGGATGGAAAAGAGCTTTGCAGTGAGAG ggtTACAATTGAGCATGCAAGGGCACGCTCTAGGGGTGGTAGAGGCAGAGGAAGGTACTCTGACCGTTTTAGTAGCCGACGTCCACGTAGTGACAGGAG aaatGCCCCACCTGTAAGAACAGAAAATCGCCTCATAGTAGAAAATTTATCTTCCCGAGTCAGCTGGCAG GATCTCAAAGACTTCATGAGGCAAGCTGGGGAAGTAACCTTTGCAGATGCACACAGACCTAAGCTAAATGAAGG GGTGGTTGAATTCGCCTCTTACAGTGATTTAAAGAATGCTATTGAAAAGCTTTCTGGTAAAGAAATTAATGGAAGGAAAATCAAACTAATTGAAGGCAGCAAAAGACACAG TAGGTCCAGAAGCAGGTCACGATCACGTAGCAGAAGTTCATCCAGGTCTCGTAGCCGTTCCCGTTCCCGAAGCCGCAAGTCTTACAGCAGGTCAAGGAGTAGGAGCCGTAGCAAGTCTCGATCAGTTAGTAGATCTCCAATGCCAGAGAAGAGCCAGAAACGTGGCTCTTCCAGTAGGTCTAAATCCCCAGCATCTGTGGATCGGCAGAGGTCTAGATCGAGGTCCAGATCTGTTGATAGTGGCAACTGA
- the SRSF5 gene encoding serine/arginine-rich splicing factor 5 isoform X2, with the protein MSGCRVFIGRLNPAAREKDVERFFKGYGRIRDIDLKRGFGFVEFEDPRDADDAVYELDGKELCSERVTIEHARARSRGGRGRGRYSDRFSSRRPRSDRRNAPPVRTENRLIVENLSSRVSWQDLKDFMRQAGEVTFADAHRPKLNEGVVEFASYSDLKNAIEKLSGKEINGRKIKLIEGSKRHRSRSRSRSRSRSSSRSRSRSRSRSRKSYSRSRSRSRSKSRSVSRSPMPEKSQKRGSSSRSKSPASVDRQRSRSRSRSVDSGN; encoded by the exons ATGAGCGGCTGCCGCGTCTTCATCGGGAGGCTGAACCCAGCCGCCAGGGAGAAGGATGTGGAGAGGTTCTTCAAGGGATACGGCCGCATCCGGGACATCGATCTGAAGAGGGGGTTTGGGTTTGTG GAATTTGAGGATCCGAGGGATGCAGATGATGCTGTCTATGAACTGGATGGAAAAGAGCTTTGCAGTGAGAG ggtTACAATTGAGCATGCAAGGGCACGCTCTAGGGGTGGTAGAGGCAGAGGAAGGTACTCTGACCGTTTTAGTAGCCGACGTCCACGTAGTGACAGGAG aaatGCCCCACCTGTAAGAACAGAAAATCGCCTCATAGTAGAAAATTTATCTTCCCGAGTCAGCTGGCAG GATCTCAAAGACTTCATGAGGCAAGCTGGGGAAGTAACCTTTGCAGATGCACACAGACCTAAGCTAAATGAAGG GGTGGTTGAATTCGCCTCTTACAGTGATTTAAAGAATGCTATTGAAAAGCTTTCTGGTAAAGAAATTAATGGAAGGAAAATCAAACTAATTGAAGGCAGCAAAAGACACAG GTCCAGAAGCAGGTCACGATCACGTAGCAGAAGTTCATCCAGGTCTCGTAGCCGTTCCCGTTCCCGAAGCCGCAAGTCTTACAGCAGGTCAAGGAGTAGGAGCCGTAGCAAGTCTCGATCAGTTAGTAGATCTCCAATGCCAGAGAAGAGCCAGAAACGTGGCTCTTCCAGTAGGTCTAAATCCCCAGCATCTGTGGATCGGCAGAGGTCTAGATCGAGGTCCAGATCTGTTGATAGTGGCAACTGA